CGCACGCTTGATGGTCGTGATGTTCATCGGTTCAACTCCTCTGGGGTATCACGGGTGCGACAGGGCGTCTATGCCCGACGCACCGGACCATGTCGAAAGAACCGGGAATCCGACCCAGTTCTCGAAGAAGTCGTGCGCGAGGGTGAAGTCCGTGCACCGGTGCTCCGAGACAGCGCCGTCCGTCCAGGCCACCGGAGCGAGCGGGCGATCGTACGGACTCCAAGCCCACATGATGTGATCGCCGTTCTTCTGAAACACGTACCTGACCATCATCCCCTTGCGGGCCGGGTGGCGAACCCGTGACTGCCGCACGGACGCACTCAGCGCGAGGTCGATCGGCACCGTCGTTCCCGGTTCCATCATCGCCGCCGGGTGGACCAAGGCGCCTGAGAGTGAGAAGCGCGGGCCGCCGAACTCCTTCACGCCGTCCGGGTCCACGGCCAGTTTGTTGGGGAGGTACTCGCCGGCCAGGAGCGGGTCGTCCCAGTCCAGGATCGCGGTCCCGACTTTGGGATGGGCGATCGGATAGATGTCGTCGTGGTCCTGCGCGTACGCGATCACGGCCGCTGCGTTGCTCCTGGCGGCAAGCGCCATGCGGGTCATTCGCGCCCGCTCACGCGCCGCGCCGAGCGAGGGCAGGAGCAGGCCGATCAGCAGAGTGATGATCCCGAGCACAACGATGACTTCGATGAGGCTGAAACCTGCCGGCGACCACACGGTCGATCGCCCTCCGCCCCCTTCGCGGCCATGCTGCCGCCGGTTAAGTTCGGGACGCATCCTCGGTGCCATGACCAGAACAGTATAACAGGGGGGGGGGGGGCGTTGTCAAGGATATGTATGCTGGAAGAACGGCGAAATGTCCGCAACACCTTGCTCGGCAAGGGCTTAGCCGATCCCGCCAGCGTTCCCCGCCGGATCGAACAGCATCGTCACCTGCGTCCCGTACAGCGGGTACTCGACCCGGCACCGGTACCCGCGGAACGACTCCGGCGACCACCGCATCCTCGCGCACACCTGCCGAAGCAGGTCCGTGTACCGCGGCACATCCGCCGAGCGGCAGCCCGACAGACCCGTGCCCAGCGACTCGACCGTCTCCGCCACGTCGAGCGCGTCGATGTCGCGCGCCCGGTCGTTGGCGTCCGCCACGCCCTCGAACGCCGTGTCGTACACGCGGATCGACGGCGTCGCGCCCGGGTACACGCCCTCGTGCACGAACGCATCCAACTGCATCACCGCCGCCGGGATCGACACCTCCGCGAACACATACCCCTTGCGCCCCGAACCCGCCGGCACCGTCCGTCGCATTTCCGACAGGTTCACCTCCGCCATCACAAGATCAACCGC
The window above is part of the Synechococcales cyanobacterium CNB genome. Proteins encoded here:
- a CDS encoding prepilin-type N-terminal cleavage/methylation domain-containing protein — translated: MRPELNRRQHGREGGGGRSTVWSPAGFSLIEVIVVLGIITLLIGLLLPSLGAARERARMTRMALAARSNAAAVIAYAQDHDDIYPIAHPKVGTAILDWDDPLLAGEYLPNKLAVDPDGVKEFGGPRFSLSGALVHPAAMMEPGTTVPIDLALSASVRQSRVRHPARKGMMVRYVFQKNGDHIMWAWSPYDRPLAPVAWTDGAVSEHRCTDFTLAHDFFENWVGFPVLSTWSGASGIDALSHP